The following is a genomic window from Paenibacillus sp. FSL R5-0766.
ACGGGGAATTGGCAGCTGCCCTGCGGTATCTGAACCAGCGTTATACGATTCCAGACAAAATTATCGGCCTGTTAAACGACATTGGAACAGAAGAATTTGCTCATTTAGAGATGATTGCCACGATGATCTATAAGCTCACCAAAGATGCTACAGTGGAGCAGCTGGAGCAAGCTGGCTTGGATGCTCACTACGTTAATCACGATAAGGCCCTCTTTTACAGTAATGCAGCAGGTGTACCGTTTACCGCTACGTATATTCAAGCCAAGGGTGATCCAATTGCGGATCTGTACGAGGACATTGCAGCAGAAGAGAAAGCCCGGGCTACATATCAATGGTTGATCGACCTGACCGATGACGTGGATCTGCAGGATAGTCTGAAGTTTCTAAGGGAACGCGAGATTGTGCATTCCTTGCGTTTTCGGGAGGCTGTAGAGATCCTGAAAGACGATCGGGAGACAAAGAAGATTTTCTGAACATTTGGTATAGAAGCAGAAGTCTGGCAGTCCGGTGAGGGCTGCTTTTTGCTTTGAAGAAATGTAGAAGCTAGAAGAAGTGTATGTGCTGAAATGTGGATTGCTTTCAAATAAAAAGACGATCCTCTTTGGAAGAAAGAGAACCGTCCTGTTTATTATATTTTGGCGAAGTAAGGCCTAATATTCAACCACCATGGCAACATTTTGCCACCCGGCTCCAACGGTCCAGAACAGAACTTTGTCACCACGCTGAATCTGACCGGTTGTAACCGCTCGATGTAATGCGATGAATGGACTGCTGGTTGAGGTATATCCGAACTCATCTCCGATATAGACGGCAATATCGTCACCAATGCCGACATTCTCGGATACAGCCCGAATGTTACTAATGGATAGTTGGGAGAAGCAGGCAGCTCTGATCTCGTCTGGTCTAATCTCGTTACGTGTCAGCAAGGTACGAATGGACTCGGAAGCGGCATCCACACAGATGGAATCATCAAATGGGATGAATTTCACATGAAAGGCACCCGCATCTACACCCGTTTTGCCCAGCTTCGCCAAGCCTTCTGCAGGAAAAAGAGAATTACCATACACGCAGGTATCCGTCTGATAGATGGAATCAATGAAACCGACAGCATGTTCATCCCGCTCTACAATAACCGCTGCTGCTGCATCACCGAAATTGGCGAAGTAAACGGGATCATCGGGACTGGCGTGAGGAGCCACGTAATCGGAGCCGATGATTAATGCCCTGCGAATTCGAGGATTGCCCAGCATCTGTCGGCTAACTTGTTCGAAAGCAGCAGTCATACCCGCGCAGTTGGCGTTGCTGTCAATACAGATCGTGTGAGAAGCGCCGTTAATCAGGCGGTGAATCATCAGGGAATTCGTAGGAAAGATGTATTCTGGCGTTTGGCTTGCATAAGCAATCAGATCAATATCTGCACCGGTGAGTCCGGTTTTCTCCAGTAGGTTACTGGCTGCCTCAAAGGCCATGCTTAGTGAATTTTCGTCATCGTTGTCAATTTTATAACGTGTATCACGACCAAGTGCCTGTAATAATCCACGAATATCTACACCTCTTGCATCAAAATGTTCAATATAAAAATCATTGTGCACCTTGGTTGCTGGATGATAGAGATCGATATCTACAATACGAATTCCGGCCATCTTCATTCTCCTCTTGAGCGGAAGGGTGAATTCACAGCTTGTCCGCCTGGTTTATTAAGTGGTAACGGTAGAGATGATTTCGAGATTGTCCAGACCGACTGACCGGCCGAGCCGGGCCAATTGCATTTTTAGAATCGCGTTGTTCTCGAGGGTCAACACGACTTTTTTATATTCATCTTTTTTGAACAATTGAAGGCAGCCTTCCAGAAGAGGAACAATCTCCGGAGCAGTAACATTCAACTTTTTGCAATCGATGTTCAGGTCATACTCCTTGGTGTTAATAGAAGCGATCGTATCCTGATAGGCCGAGATGGAACGCAAACCGTCTTCTTGAGAGAAAGAACCCTCCAGTTCAATGTTTAACACCTTGTTTGGAACGTCAGTCTTCAGAATGAAATTTCCCATGTTTGATCTCTCTCCTTTAAATGAGTTAAGGCTATCCTGTTAGTGGATACACAGCCCATTGGGCCTCTGCCGAAAGCTTCTAAGATGCGAGCTGGTTCGAAGGATAATTTAACCATATTATAAAGGTAGGAATGTAAAAAGATCAATAAAAAAGTCGAATCATGTATAAAAATGTAGAAAAGTGAATTACTGTATTTCGTCTAGAGTGGCAAGCAAAATATTAAATGCACTAATAATGCGTGGAGCACCCACACATGGTGCCAGATGTAGCAATATTCCCTTGAGTTGATCCACCGTCACTCCCACGCTTAGAGCCATCGTGTAATGTACCCCTAATTGTTCATACTGGCCTTGGGTAATCAACGAAGAGATGATAGCAACTTCCTTCCATTGATCCGTAATCGTGGTGCGCTGAAAAATATCCCCGTACGCCGTCCCCATAATAAATTCCGACAATTCGGGAAAATGTTCTTTGATGGGTGCGAGAGCTCTTGCGCCGTACTCACCAGAAAGTTTAGCAAAACGGTCCAGTCCCTGGGCAACATGTTCACTCATGATCTGCTCCTCCTAATTCAAATTTACGGTGCGGTGAGCCGTGGGTGGAATTTCATCTCGATCAGTCAGAAGCTCAATAACAGTTACCTGATTCAACGTCTGGGCTGTGTTCAGCGCAGATGAGAATTCAGCAAGAGTTTCTGCTCGAAACGCAACCGCACCGAGAGATTCGGCAAATTTGAAGGCATCCATAGGAACTTCATATAATGTGCCATCAATTCTGCCTGTTGTTTTTTCCATTCCTTTGAGAGCCATGTCCAGTTGTTTGTTGTTAACGACAATGAAAATGACGTTCAGATTGTTGCATACCGCGGTATTGATCTCCGTCCCCAGCATCATGAAACATCCATCCCCGGTGATACATACAACGGTCTCTTCAGGTGAAGCGGCCTTTGCACCTATCGCCATACCAATGGCGTTCCCCATGCAGGCAAAGTAAGCGTCAAACACAAAGCTGCCTGGTTTCTTGACTTTATATCGCTGAACCGCATGAAATCCATGGCTGCCATCATCAACAAACAGCTTATGATCGTACGGAAGCAGATCACTCATTCCGTCTAACACAGAAGCCAGAGACAGTTGGGGGAGATCTGGTAAAGGGACAGTGTAATCGATGGGTGCCGTGGTTCTCACAGGAGTAGGGAGGTCTTCTAATGTACCCAGCAAATATTGCAGGTTGTCCTTCAAATCACCGGTGATATGTAAGGTTTGAGCGCTCAGAATCTTACCCACAAATGTAGGATCAGTATCAAATTGAATGAGGTGTGCCGGGTGGTTCTCAGGTTTCAGGTTGCATAGGGTCATATCACTCAGACGTGAACCGAGTACAATATAAAGGTCACTTTGGTTCAACATGTCGTCTGCATGTGGGAAACCTCCAACACCACAAGGTCCATGGTACAGGGGATGGTCCCACGCAATCGCTCCTTTTCCACCAGGCGTAGTAATGACGGGAATGTTGAACGATTCGGCCAATTGAAGCAATTCATCATGGGCTCTGGCGCGACTTACACCTTTACCAGCAATAATTAAAGGGCGGTTGGATTGTTGAATGAGAGGAAAAATGCGATTCAGATTAGATACGCTAAGCAGAGGTTCCGGTTCGGGAATGACAATCCGGCATTGGGATAACAAATCGGTCTGTACGTCAAAAGGAATACAGAGGTGAACAGGGCCTTTATTAGGGCCGAGTGCAATGGAAAGGGCATGATTCAGCAGTGTGCTGAAGTGATCTCCACGCTCAACGAGTTTGCTGAATAATGTGGCAGGCCGGAACATCTCGGCCAGATCAGCCAGATAGGAAGAGGAATCCTGGCACTGAGGTAACCCCAGTTCCTGGATGGATTGATGACCCGTAATAAACAGTACAGGCAGATTGTTGGCCTTTGCATGTGCTGCTGCAGTAAGCAGATTGGTTCCGCCTGGACCGGATGTGGCAAAGGCAACGCCGAGTTTACCCGTCTGTAATGCATAACCGGATGCGGCAAAACCTGAGCTGGATTCATGACGGCCTGGAATGAACTCTAATCCGTAATCCACCATTTTCAGTACAGCAGGGCAGATGGATTTACCAATAATACCAAAGACATGAGTAACGCCTAGATTACGCAGAGTTTCTGCCAAATAGTCCGCAACTGTTCTCATGCGGGACACCTCGCTTCATGAAATAGGTTATTAGAACCATACGCATATTCCATTTGTTGAATGCAAGTTACTATCTAAGGTTGTAAGAGGAAATATTCATTGTTATTAGGAAGAGTATCTTTTTTTGTGGTTTTTTGTCAACCTGTTTTTGTGAGTCTAAATTCCTGATTCTTAAGTTGGTAACGCTTTAAGTGTTGCTGGATAAAGTGAAAACAATTGGTTATATATCCCTGGAACGAATTACCCGGTTGTTACGAAGTTACAAATAATGTAAAAATATGACTAACAATGATGAATTTCAGCCTCTAATAGCGACTTGAAAGCTACGGATTTATCTTTTTTCGTATCAACGCATCGCATTCGCAATTCTTTGCTTTCTGCTATACTGGAAAGGAATTGGGAGGGGATGGAATGACAGTCATCAAGATGGCTCTGATTGGGCTGGGTAAAATGGGATTACATATG
Proteins encoded in this region:
- a CDS encoding manganese catalase family protein, with translation MWVYEKKLQYPVRVSKCDPHMAKLLMEQYGGADGELAAALRYLNQRYTIPDKIIGLLNDIGTEEFAHLEMIATMIYKLTKDATVEQLEQAGLDAHYVNHDKALFYSNAAGVPFTATYIQAKGDPIADLYEDIAAEEKARATYQWLIDLTDDVDLQDSLKFLREREIVHSLRFREAVEILKDDRETKKIF
- a CDS encoding 3-oxoacyl-[acyl-carrier-protein] synthase III C-terminal domain-containing protein, with the translated sequence MAGIRIVDIDLYHPATKVHNDFYIEHFDARGVDIRGLLQALGRDTRYKIDNDDENSLSMAFEAASNLLEKTGLTGADIDLIAYASQTPEYIFPTNSLMIHRLINGASHTICIDSNANCAGMTAAFEQVSRQMLGNPRIRRALIIGSDYVAPHASPDDPVYFANFGDAAAAVIVERDEHAVGFIDSIYQTDTCVYGNSLFPAEGLAKLGKTGVDAGAFHVKFIPFDDSICVDAASESIRTLLTRNEIRPDEIRAACFSQLSISNIRAVSENVGIGDDIAVYIGDEFGYTSTSSPFIALHRAVTTGQIQRGDKVLFWTVGAGWQNVAMVVEY
- a CDS encoding carboxymuconolactone decarboxylase family protein gives rise to the protein MSEHVAQGLDRFAKLSGEYGARALAPIKEHFPELSEFIMGTAYGDIFQRTTITDQWKEVAIISSLITQGQYEQLGVHYTMALSVGVTVDQLKGILLHLAPCVGAPRIISAFNILLATLDEIQ
- a CDS encoding thiamine pyrophosphate-binding protein; this translates as MRTVADYLAETLRNLGVTHVFGIIGKSICPAVLKMVDYGLEFIPGRHESSSGFAASGYALQTGKLGVAFATSGPGGTNLLTAAAHAKANNLPVLFITGHQSIQELGLPQCQDSSSYLADLAEMFRPATLFSKLVERGDHFSTLLNHALSIALGPNKGPVHLCIPFDVQTDLLSQCRIVIPEPEPLLSVSNLNRIFPLIQQSNRPLIIAGKGVSRARAHDELLQLAESFNIPVITTPGGKGAIAWDHPLYHGPCGVGGFPHADDMLNQSDLYIVLGSRLSDMTLCNLKPENHPAHLIQFDTDPTFVGKILSAQTLHITGDLKDNLQYLLGTLEDLPTPVRTTAPIDYTVPLPDLPQLSLASVLDGMSDLLPYDHKLFVDDGSHGFHAVQRYKVKKPGSFVFDAYFACMGNAIGMAIGAKAASPEETVVCITGDGCFMMLGTEINTAVCNNLNVIFIVVNNKQLDMALKGMEKTTGRIDGTLYEVPMDAFKFAESLGAVAFRAETLAEFSSALNTAQTLNQVTVIELLTDRDEIPPTAHRTVNLN